One Litoribacterium kuwaitense genomic window carries:
- a CDS encoding RNA polymerase sigma factor, translating to MNSEQKWLQRVKKSGDRRAADRLVSKYYKEMFAFVYKQTLDEELSRDLTQEIFINMLKSLKNYDAHKASFRTWLYKLASHRLIDYYRSRSYRDRQLTTPIEDEDIVEEKDMTISLEYKEDVALINHLLNEMDIHMQQVVRLKLFGEYTFQEIAALETMPESTVKTKYYTALRRIRATLKEANDD from the coding sequence ATGAATAGTGAACAGAAATGGCTTCAACGAGTTAAAAAATCAGGAGATCGTCGCGCAGCCGATCGGCTTGTCTCCAAATATTACAAAGAAATGTTTGCTTTCGTATATAAGCAAACGTTAGATGAAGAGTTGTCTCGTGATTTGACACAAGAAATCTTTATCAACATGTTGAAATCGTTAAAAAACTATGATGCTCATAAAGCGTCGTTTCGCACGTGGTTGTATAAGCTGGCTTCTCATCGTCTGATCGATTATTACCGTTCCCGGAGTTATCGCGATCGACAGCTGACGACGCCAATAGAGGATGAAGACATTGTTGAGGAAAAAGACATGACAATTTCCCTTGAATATAAGGAGGATGTGGCACTGATCAATCATTTGCTCAATGAAATGGACATTCATATGCAACAGGTCGTTCGTCTGAAATTATTTGGGGAGTACACTTTTCAAGAGATCGCAGCACTAGAAACGATGCCTGAGTCTACTGTAAAGACAAAATATTATACGGCGCTGCGCCGGATTCGTGCAACATTAAAGGAGGCCAATGATGACTAA
- a CDS encoding ABC transporter ATP-binding protein: MLLMKGVRKDYGDFCALKELNVEFGHGVYGLLSPNGAGKTTFIKMLATLITPTEGDILYEGKDIFSMGEAYRNVLGYLPQQFGYYKNDSPKQYLHYLAALKGLSKREATQLIPDILEKVALTDVTDKKIKKFSGGMIQRVGIAQALLNDPKILILDEPTAGLDPKERARFRHLLSELARDRLVLISTHIVSDIESIANEIIMIKDKRIHYKNTVDKICESLEGSVYETLICHDELTGFRAKYVIVAEKQERDRFRVRFIHTGVAEPDWSPQVPTLEDVFLYEYRDDVKAGVL, from the coding sequence ATGTTATTGATGAAAGGTGTGCGTAAAGATTATGGCGATTTTTGCGCGCTAAAAGAATTAAATGTGGAATTCGGACATGGTGTCTACGGATTGCTCTCGCCAAACGGCGCGGGAAAAACGACCTTTATTAAAATGCTGGCGACGTTGATCACACCGACTGAAGGAGACATTTTATATGAAGGAAAAGACATCTTTTCTATGGGGGAAGCGTACCGGAATGTACTTGGCTACCTGCCCCAGCAATTTGGCTATTACAAAAATGACTCGCCTAAGCAATATCTTCATTATTTAGCCGCTTTAAAAGGACTTTCAAAGCGTGAGGCAACACAACTGATCCCTGACATCTTGGAAAAAGTCGCTTTAACTGACGTCACCGATAAGAAAATAAAGAAGTTTTCCGGTGGGATGATTCAACGGGTTGGCATTGCCCAAGCCTTGTTAAATGACCCGAAAATCCTCATTTTAGATGAGCCGACTGCAGGTTTGGACCCAAAAGAACGGGCTAGGTTTCGGCATTTGCTTTCGGAGCTTGCAAGGGATCGTCTCGTCCTGATTTCAACGCATATTGTTTCCGATATTGAATCGATTGCAAATGAGATCATTATGATTAAAGACAAACGTATTCATTATAAAAACACAGTAGACAAGATTTGTGAATCGTTAGAGGGCTCTGTGTATGAAACGTTAATTTGCCACGATGAACTGACAGGTTTTCGGGCGAAATACGTCATTGTCGCAGAAAAACAGGAGCGTGACCGCTTTCGGGTGCGTTTCATCCATACGGGCGTGGCAGAACCCGATTGGTCCCCACAGGTCCCTACGTTAGAAGATGTGTTTTTATATGAATATCGAGATGATGTTAAAGCGGGCGTCTTATGA